A genomic region of Miscanthus floridulus cultivar M001 chromosome 3, ASM1932011v1, whole genome shotgun sequence contains the following coding sequences:
- the LOC136545881 gene encoding cyclase-like protein 4 isoform X1 — protein MELAPLLLLTQLLLLPAVAVVSGEPAAHPGYAHAEEACGGVAGAEAATVLVPAPERREEFDGGRIVDISHYYREDMPAWESLEGTGEFLQLTRSMRNGSDIANFSELRLTAHSGTHVDAPGHVFEHYYDAGFDIDTLDLAVLNADVMASLNIPKGVRRVLFRTQNTDRKLMWKKEFDTSYVGFMKDGAQWLVDNTDIKLVGVDYLSVGAFDECIPAHLVFLEKREVILVEALNLERVSPGIYTLHCLPLRLRGAEGSPARCIRIK, from the exons cgagcccgccgcGCACCCGGGCTACGCGCACGCTGAGGAGGCATGCGGCGGCGTGGCAGGGGCAGAGGCAGCAACGGTGCTGGTGCCGGCGCCGGAGCGGCGCGAGGAGTTCGACGGTGGCCGGATCGTGGACATCAGCCACTACTACCGCGAGGACATGCCGGCATGGGAGTCGTTGGAGGGCACGGGCGAGTTCCTGCAGCTGACGCGGTCCATGCGCAACGGCTCCGACATCGCCAACTTCTCGGAGCTCCGGCTCACCGCGCACTCTGGCACCCACGTTGACGCGCCGGGACACGTCTTCGAGCACTACTACGATGCCGGCTTCGACATCGACACGCTCGACCTCGCCGTCCTCAACG CTGATGTTATGGCATCCCTAAACATTCCTAAAGGTGTTCGACGTGTACTCTTTCGAACCCAAAATACAGACAG AAAGCTTATGTGGAAGAAAGAATTTGATACAAGTTATGTTGGCTTCATGAAGGATGGTGCACAATGGTTGGTTGATAATACCGACATCAAACTAGTTG GAGTTGACTACTTGTCAGTGGGCGCATTTGATGAATGCATTCCAGCTCATTTAGTATTTCTTGAAAAAAGG GAGGTCATCCTTGTGGAAGCCTTAAATCTGGAGCGTGTTAGCCCTGGAATATACACATTGCATTGCTTGCCACTAAGATTGCGGGGTGCTGAAGGTTCTCCAGCAAGATGCATCCGCATCAAGTGA
- the LOC136545881 gene encoding cyclase-like protein 4 isoform X2 yields MELAPLLLLTQLLLLPAVAVVSGEPAAHPGYAHAEEACGGVAGAEAATVLVPAPERREEFDGGRIVDISHYYREDMPAWESLEGTGEFLQLTRSMRNGSDIANFSELRLTAHSGTHVDAPGHVFEHYYDAGFDIDTLDLAVLNGPALLVDVPRDKNITADVMASLNIPKGVRRVLFRTQNTDRKLMWKKEFDTSYVGFMKDGAQWLVDNTDIKLVGVDYLSVGAFDECIPAHLVFLEKREVILVEALNLERVSPGIYTLHCLPLRLRGAEGSPARCIRIK; encoded by the exons cgagcccgccgcGCACCCGGGCTACGCGCACGCTGAGGAGGCATGCGGCGGCGTGGCAGGGGCAGAGGCAGCAACGGTGCTGGTGCCGGCGCCGGAGCGGCGCGAGGAGTTCGACGGTGGCCGGATCGTGGACATCAGCCACTACTACCGCGAGGACATGCCGGCATGGGAGTCGTTGGAGGGCACGGGCGAGTTCCTGCAGCTGACGCGGTCCATGCGCAACGGCTCCGACATCGCCAACTTCTCGGAGCTCCGGCTCACCGCGCACTCTGGCACCCACGTTGACGCGCCGGGACACGTCTTCGAGCACTACTACGATGCCGGCTTCGACATCGACACGCTCGACCTCGCCGTCCTCAACG GACCAGCGCTGTTGGTTGATGTTCCCAGGGATAAGAACATCAC AGCTGATGTTATGGCATCCCTAAACATTCCTAAAGGTGTTCGACGTGTACTCTTTCGAACCCAAAATACAGACAG AAAGCTTATGTGGAAGAAAGAATTTGATACAAGTTATGTTGGCTTCATGAAGGATGGTGCACAATGGTTGGTTGATAATACCGACATCAAACTAGTTG GAGTTGACTACTTGTCAGTGGGCGCATTTGATGAATGCATTCCAGCTCATTTAGTATTTCTTGAAAAAAGG GAGGTCATCCTTGTGGAAGCCTTAAATCTGGAGCGTGTTAGCCCTGGAATATACACATTGCATTGCTTGCCACTAAGATTGCGGGGTGCTGAAGGTTCTCCAGCAAGATGCATCCGCATCAAGTGA